In the genome of Maridesulfovibrio bastinii DSM 16055, the window CTGCGGCTTTATCTCTATGCAAAACAGGACCGGAACAAAATCCCTGCCGGGTTGTAAGCAGTAAGTTATCAACAAGATCAAGCTCACGGGCGGTAGCCAGATCAAGTCTGTCTTCAGGAATATATGATAGAGAATGATTCCAGGTCATTTTAGCAAAAAATTCTCTCCACGCCTTGCCCATGATAAAGACAGAATCCTTGGGTGGCATTCTGAGTCCACAGACGCCTTCAACAAGAGCCTGCTGACCATTACCGGCAACACCGACAATACCCACTACCTCGCCACGGTGAACTTCAATATTTATATTCTTCAGTCCTAAGCCGTTTAATGATTTAACTTCTAGAACCTTATCACCGATTTCAACTTCATTTCTGTCTATTTCAAGAAGGACTTCTTTTCCCACCATTCGGCAGGCAAGATCAGCCTTTGATGTAATCTTTTCACGAGGAACTTCAGAATCCACACATCCGCGCCTCAAAATAGCTACTTCATCAGCAATGGCCATAACTTCTTCCAGCTTATGGCTGATAAAAACAATAGACTTTCCCTGCCTAGTCATAGCCCATAATGCTTCGAAGAGCCGGAATGTTTCGCGCGGAGTAAGGACAGCAGTAGGCTCGTCAAAAATAAGAACCCTGCTTTCACGATAAAGAAGTTTTAAAATTTCAACCCGCTGCTTCTCACCCATAGAAAGCTGGTTTATTCTGGCGTCAGGATCAATCTCAAGTTCGTAGTCTTCCGCTAGTTTTTTTACCCTGCGGCTCATTTCCTTAGGATTAACAAAAAAACCGCCTTCCTGCCCCAGCAAAACATTTTCAGTGACAGTCATGGAATCAACAAGCATAAAATGCTGATAGACCATACCTATACCGGCATTAATCGCATCCTTGGACGACGAAAAATCAACACGCTTCCCGTCAACCTCAATATGCCCTTCGTCTGGCTGAAAACGACCGGCAAGCATACTCATCAAAGTACTTTTACCAGCTCCGTTTTCACCGAGAAGAGCTTTAATACGCCCGGGATAAAGATCGAGTACGATTTTATTATTAGCAACAACTTTGCCGAACCTTTTGGTTATCCCTTTAAGCGAAACAATGGGTGAAGATGAAGCATATTCAGCAGGGGAACCGGATTCAGGACGAATAAATTTTGTGTTGTCAGTCATTTAAATACCTAACCTTCAGGCTCTATATTGATTCCGAGATGAGCCGGGGCATCCGAACCCCTTCCACGCCATGCTGAAAAAATGAGAACAAAAACAGTCAGAGCATAAGGAAGCATCAGAAGCAGTGAAGAAGGAATATGGGTTCCTATGGCTTGAAGCCTTAATTGGAAGGCCATAACACCACCGAAAAGATATGCGCCGAAAACAGCCCTTCCCGGTCTCCAGAAAGCAAAAATAACCAAAGCAACGGCTATCCAGCCTCTTCCTCCGGAAAGATTACTGGTCCATAAATGCGTATAAGCAAGACTGAGATAAGCACCGCCGAGACCAATAAGAAAACCACCGGCCAGCAGCGCCACCCAGCGCAAGCGGACTGATTTCAGCCCTGCTGCCGAAGCCGCCGCCGGCTTTTCACCCACAGCAGTGATGGCAAGACCAAGGCTGGTGCGGTTCATAAACAGCATGAAAGCGATAGGAATGATGAAAGAAATATAAACAAGGATGTCGTGGGAAAAAAAGATTTTACCTAAAATCGGAATGGATGAAAGCAAAGGAATGCTAAGAGCAGAGAATCCCGGAGCAGGCTGGCCGATAAAAGGTGTTCCGAAAAAGTCCGAAAGTCCAAGGCCGAAAATAGTCAGAGCAAGTCCTGAAACGACCTGATTTCCAAGACATGAAATGCAGACCACTCCGTGAACAGCGGCCATCAGCAGTCCGGCCAATCCTCCGCATAAAAAGCCGATCCATGGATTTCCAGTAGTCATACTGGCAAAAAAGGCCGCAAAAGCAGCTACACTCATCATGCCCTCAACACCTAGATTCAATATGCCGCCTTTCTCAGTCATTATCTCGCCAAGCGTGGCATAAAGAATAGGTGTCCCAGACTGTACTGTTGCCGCCAGCAATGGAACTATAAAACTTTCAAGCATGCTTATTACACCCGTATAGACTTTTCATTCACAGGGAAATCCGACCCTTAATTTTTCTTCACAAACTTATACGTAAGTATAAACTGTCCAGCCAGAACCGTCAGCAAAATCAACCCTTCCAGAATTGATCCGAAAGCCGCGGGGACCTGGAGTTCCAGTTGTAAATTTTCAACTCCGACCCTGAGAGCAGCCAAAAGATAGGCAGCCACACCGATGTATAGAGGTTTCAGCCTTGCAAGCCATGCAACAACAATAGCTGTATACCCATACCCGACCATAACACTGGGTTGAAGCCTGTTTACTACAGCGGAAGTTTCAATAAATCCTGCCCATCCGGCCAAAGCACCTGAGACAACCATTACTAAAACGGTCAATCCACCAAAATTCAGCCTTGAATACAAAGCAACTCTGAAACCTTCACCGGCAATTTTAATCTCATATCCCAGCCGTGAGAAACGAAGAAAAGCCCACATGGCAAAACCGGCAGCAATGCAGAAAACAAATCCCCAGTGAAGGCGGCTATCACCGATCTGACCTATTACAGCCGAAGGTGAAAACTCAGCAGTCATCGGGAAACCGTATCCGTTCGGGTCTTTCCATATTCCGAAAACAAGATAATCAAGCAGAAGTATAGCGATATAATTCAGCATGAGAGTGCTGATGATCTCGTTAACCTTCAATTTCAATTTTAAGACAGCAGGAATATATGCCCAGAATGCACTTAATAGTCCTGAGGCAATAAACATAAGGGGCAATAAAATATAAGCTGGCGAATCAGGAAAAGTCAGTGCAGCCCAGGTAGCTCCGATTGTTCCTAAAGCAAACTGTCCTTCGGCACCGATATTCCAGACCTGCATTCTGAACGCGATGGCTACACCAAGAGAACATAGAAAAATCGGAATAGATTTAAGAAGAGCATCTTCCAATGCCCATGAAGCACCAAAGGAACCCTGCCAGAGTACCATTAGCCCGTCCAATGCCGACTTGCCCTGAACTTTGAGTAACAGCGCGCTCAAACCTAAGGAAAAAACCAGAGCGCCCACGACAACTATCGGGGCGCCCCAGTTCCAAGGCTCATCGCGCTTCTGCAAACGATAACCTAACATATAAATTCACTATTCCGTGGTTCCGACAACGCCCTGAACAAACCAGGTCATGCCGAGAAGGTCTTTATCAGCCATAGTAGTTCCGGCCGGAACCTTAACCTTTCCATCCTGACCATTAATAGGTCCGGTAAAGACATGGAAAGAACCATCTACAATCTGCTTTTTAACAGCATTGACTTTATCCTTGACGGACTGCGGCACTGCAGAGCTCATAGGAGAAATACCTACAACACCCTTGTCCATTCCTTCCCACAGGGATTTTCCGCCTTTCCATGTTCCGGCACGAACCTGCTCAACAGCTTCCTTCATAAGCGGGCCCCAGTTCCATACAGCTGCTGTAAGGTGGGCTTTCGGAGCCATGGAGGACATATCTGAATTGTAGCCGATTGAATATTTGCCACGTTCCTGAGCTGCTTCCTGCGGTCCGGGGGAATCCTGATGCTGGGCAATTACGTCTGCATTCATATCAAGAAGGCTGATAGCGGCGTCTTTTTCAAGAGCCGGATCATACCATGTTTTACTCCAGACAACTCTTACTTCAGCTTTAGGATTAACTGACTGTACACCGAGGGTGAAAGCGTTAATACCGCGAATAACTTCAGGGATAGGATAAGCTGCAACATAACCGATAATATTGCTCTTGGTCATTGAACCTGCAACGATACCGGTAAGGTAGCGGGCCTGATACATGCGTCCGAAATATGTGCTCAAATTTTTTGTGGTCTTGTAACCGGAGCAATGCATGAAGGCTGTTTTAGGAAATTTTTTAGAAATTTTAACCATTGCATCCATGTAACCGAAACTGGTTGCAAAGATAATATCGAAGCCTTTACGTGCAAAATTCTGAATAACACGTTCAGCATCAGTTCCTTCATGTACGGATTCTACATAAGCTGTCTTGAGCCATGGCAATGGATCAATAGCTTTACGTCCGAGATCCTGTGCATAGGAATAGCCTGCATCTCCAACAGGAGAGACATAAACAAATCCTGCTTTAACTTCTTTTTTCTCTCCAGCAAAAGCTGCCGAAGCAAGTACTACTGATAAAATTGTCACAATGATGAAAAACATAAGTTTACGCATCATCTTACTCCTTGAAAATTGAACAAATTCGGCCCCTCCGGCCTGCCTCAATCCTCTTCGGGAAGGGCCAACCCCACCCCCGAATAAAAAAAACTTATGGATATCAGGACTCAGAGTTCTTGATTATCGGCTGCACAAACTGTGTTTCAGCATCCCATGGAAAAAGAATCCAGGTATCCTGACTGACTTCAGTTATATATGTGTCAACCAGCGGACGGCCTTCCGGCTTGGCATAGACAGTCGCAAAATGAGCATCGGGAACCATATCCCTGACAATTTTAGCAGTCTTTCCGGTATCGACAAGATCGTCCACAAGCAGCCAGTTTTTGCCGCTGCCTTCAAATCCTTTGAGAACCGTGGCTTTTTTAGTCTGCGTTTTCCAGTCGTATGTTGAAACGCAGATAGTGTCTATAGTTCTTATATCAAGTTCTCTGGCAAGAATTGCTGCCGGAACAAGTCCACCTCTGGTAATTGCCAGTATACCGTCAAAAGGACCTTTATCCAGCAATCGCCATGAAAGAACACGACAATCTCTTTGTAATTGTTCCCAGGAAACAGGGAATGTTTTTCTATACCTGTCAGCCCCTGACACACATTTCTCCTTCAGATGAATAAATATAAAAATTAACCTGTCGGGCAATTATCAGAACATCTTGAAAAGCTGTAAAC includes:
- a CDS encoding ABC transporter ATP-binding protein, with the translated sequence MTDNTKFIRPESGSPAEYASSSPIVSLKGITKRFGKVVANNKIVLDLYPGRIKALLGENGAGKSTLMSMLAGRFQPDEGHIEVDGKRVDFSSSKDAINAGIGMVYQHFMLVDSMTVTENVLLGQEGGFFVNPKEMSRRVKKLAEDYELEIDPDARINQLSMGEKQRVEILKLLYRESRVLIFDEPTAVLTPRETFRLFEALWAMTRQGKSIVFISHKLEEVMAIADEVAILRRGCVDSEVPREKITSKADLACRMVGKEVLLEIDRNEVEIGDKVLEVKSLNGLGLKNINIEVHRGEVVGIVGVAGNGQQALVEGVCGLRMPPKDSVFIMGKAWREFFAKMTWNHSLSYIPEDRLDLATARELDLVDNLLLTTRQGFCSGPVLHRDKAAEVAKKLVEDHDVRPGRIQALAWQLSGGNLQKLVLARELYREPHLIVAEQPTQGLDISATEEVWNRLLEARKMAGVLLVTGDLNEALQLSDRIAVMYRGEIMDQFSVNDTEKVDKVGLMMAGVRE
- a CDS encoding ABC transporter permease, which encodes MLGYRLQKRDEPWNWGAPIVVVGALVFSLGLSALLLKVQGKSALDGLMVLWQGSFGASWALEDALLKSIPIFLCSLGVAIAFRMQVWNIGAEGQFALGTIGATWAALTFPDSPAYILLPLMFIASGLLSAFWAYIPAVLKLKLKVNEIISTLMLNYIAILLLDYLVFGIWKDPNGYGFPMTAEFSPSAVIGQIGDSRLHWGFVFCIAAGFAMWAFLRFSRLGYEIKIAGEGFRVALYSRLNFGGLTVLVMVVSGALAGWAGFIETSAVVNRLQPSVMVGYGYTAIVVAWLARLKPLYIGVAAYLLAALRVGVENLQLELQVPAAFGSILEGLILLTVLAGQFILTYKFVKKN
- the gpt gene encoding xanthine phosphoribosyltransferase yields the protein MSGADRYRKTFPVSWEQLQRDCRVLSWRLLDKGPFDGILAITRGGLVPAAILARELDIRTIDTICVSTYDWKTQTKKATVLKGFEGSGKNWLLVDDLVDTGKTAKIVRDMVPDAHFATVYAKPEGRPLVDTYITEVSQDTWILFPWDAETQFVQPIIKNSES
- a CDS encoding BMP family ABC transporter substrate-binding protein, which encodes MRKLMFFIIVTILSVVLASAAFAGEKKEVKAGFVYVSPVGDAGYSYAQDLGRKAIDPLPWLKTAYVESVHEGTDAERVIQNFARKGFDIIFATSFGYMDAMVKISKKFPKTAFMHCSGYKTTKNLSTYFGRMYQARYLTGIVAGSMTKSNIIGYVAAYPIPEVIRGINAFTLGVQSVNPKAEVRVVWSKTWYDPALEKDAAISLLDMNADVIAQHQDSPGPQEAAQERGKYSIGYNSDMSSMAPKAHLTAAVWNWGPLMKEAVEQVRAGTWKGGKSLWEGMDKGVVGISPMSSAVPQSVKDKVNAVKKQIVDGSFHVFTGPINGQDGKVKVPAGTTMADKDLLGMTWFVQGVVGTTE
- a CDS encoding ABC transporter permease → MLESFIVPLLAATVQSGTPILYATLGEIMTEKGGILNLGVEGMMSVAAFAAFFASMTTGNPWIGFLCGGLAGLLMAAVHGVVCISCLGNQVVSGLALTIFGLGLSDFFGTPFIGQPAPGFSALSIPLLSSIPILGKIFFSHDILVYISFIIPIAFMLFMNRTSLGLAITAVGEKPAAASAAGLKSVRLRWVALLAGGFLIGLGGAYLSLAYTHLWTSNLSGGRGWIAVALVIFAFWRPGRAVFGAYLFGGVMAFQLRLQAIGTHIPSSLLLMLPYALTVFVLIFSAWRGRGSDAPAHLGINIEPEG